In a single window of the Drosophila miranda strain MSH22 chromosome XL, D.miranda_PacBio2.1, whole genome shotgun sequence genome:
- the LOC108164571 gene encoding poly(ADP-ribose) glycohydrolase produces the protein MDSDIEEAVGSPEAEAKTGMTAAAAGKSLLKLEKAKKVQKECANGTGSGSGLGSGSGSGSGPPSPDQSWRGVPIEDIHRGLPLFQLEHMGAVLPSSLHRVMHKHPIRESIHVPPRPFKGAGKWDSDHVRLPCAPESKYPRDNGDGTTTIGSRWEMIERALLQPISSSKQLQDAILSYNTTYKSKWNFRALHQLLEEELDESEKKVFFEDLLPRIIRLALRLPDIVQASLPLLKQHTNSMITLTQQQISCLLANAFLCTYPRRNTLKLKSEYSSFPDINFNRLYQSSGSAVMEKLKCIMHYFRRICPTERGDGNVSTGCVTFFRRSVKPDRTTIWNEVTESLGDVPLHVNSAGTIEDQGLGLLQVDFANKYLGGGVLGHGCVQEEIRFVICPELMVSKLFTESLRPTEALMVLGAERYSNYTGYAGSFTWSGNHEDLTPRDSSRRRQTAIVAIDALQFANATHQYREDLVERELNKAHTGFMHALSSEPPGVATGNWGCGAFGGDARLKSLLQLMVCATLHRPLAYYTFGNIRLRDELHEMWQLFRSQGTTVRQLWTVLRRFDYSLRSNPSQSSQPAAKPNLYDYIRDELMKKKTPPSSTCSTPQSIKKLPASNEQSPDLFASQDDSTSSPVVLLLSDDEEANAMMMAASLEATPSESSQPGAAASAAGGDSPPKVAAPNLRQLSLLDMLDGHYDQGQAPKRPRPPHSGPTGQGPAKSRKENDDDGEAPPR, from the exons ATGGACTCGGACATAGAGGAGGCTGTCGGCAGCCCCGAGGCGGAGGCCAAAACCGGcatgacagcagcagcagccggcaAATCGCTGCTTAAACTGGAGAAAGCGAAGAAAGTTCAGAAAGAGTGTGCAAATG GTACaggctcgggctcgggcttggggtcgggttcgggttcgggcTCAGGTCCACCCTCACCGGATCAGAGCTGGCGTGGCGTGCCTATCGAGGATATACATCGGGGCCTGCCTCTGTTCCAGCTGGAGCATATGGGAGCCGTATTGCCCAGTTCCTTGCACCGCGTGATGCACAAGCATCCCATACGCGAGTCAATCCATGTGCCGCCGCGCCCGTTCAAGGGGGCCGGCAAGTGGGACTCGGACCATGTGCGTCTGCCGTGCGCACCGGAGAGCAAATATCCACGCGACAATGGCGATGGGACCACAACGATCGGTTCGCGCTGGGAGATGATCGAGCGGGCACTGCTGCAGCCGATTTCCAGCAGCAAACAGCTCCAGGATGCGATACTCTCCTACAACACAACGTACAAGAGCAAGTGGAACTTCCGCGCGCTGCACCAGCTGCTCGAGGAGGAGCTGGACGAAAGCGAGAAAAAGGTGTTCTTCGAGGACCTTCTGCCCCGCATCATCCGTCTGGCCCTACGTCTGCCCGATATCGTTCAGGCCTCCCTACCCCTGCTCAAGCAGCATACGAACAGCATGATCACACTCACGCAACAACAGATCTCGTGCCTGCTGGCCAATGCCTTTCTCTGTACCTATCCGCGCCGCAACACGCTCAAGCTCAAATCGGAGTACAGCAGCTTCCCGGATATCAATTTCAATAG GCTCTACCAATCGTCGGGTTCTGCCGTAATGGAGAAGCTTAAGTGCATTATGCACTATTTCCGGCGCATCTGTCCCACAGAGCGGGGTGACGGCAATGTGTCCACCGGATGTGTGACATTTTTTCGGCGCAGCGTCAAGCCGGATCGAACGACGATTTGGAATGAGGTAACGGAGTCGCTAGGCGACGTACCGCTACATGTGAATTCGGCCGGAACGATCGAGGACCAGGGCCTGGGCCTGCTGCAGGTGGACTTTGCCAACAAGTATCTGGGCGGCGGCGTGCTCGGTCACGGCTGTGTACAGGAGGAGATCCGCTTTGTGATTTGTCCGGAACTGATGGTGAGCAAACTCTTCACGGAGTCCCTCCGCCCCACCGAGGCGCTGATGGTGCTCGGTGCGGAGCGCTATAGCAATTACACCGGCTATGCCGGCAGCTTCACTTGGTCCGGCAACCACGAGGATCTGACGCCGCGGGACAGTTCGCGACGCCGCCAGACGGCGATTGTGGCCATCGATGCGCTTCAGTTTGCCAATGCCACACATCAGTATCGCGAAGATTTGGTGGAGCGGGAGCTGAACAAGGCCCACACCGGCTTCATGCATGCGCTGTCTAGCGAGCCGCCGGGCGTGGCCACTGGCAATTGGGGCTGCGGTGCCTTTGGGGGCGATGCCCGTCTCaagtcgctgctgcagctgATGGTCTGCGCCACATTGCACCGTCCGTTGGCCTACTACACCTTCGGCAACATTCGGCTGCGCGACGAGCTGCATGAGATGTGGCAGCTGTTCCGCAGCCAGGGCACCACCGTGCGGCAGCTCTGGACCGTGCTGCGGCGCTTCGACTACAGTCTGCGCTCCAACCCATCGCAATCGAGCCAGCCGGCCGCCAAGCCGAATCTCTATGACTATATACGCGATGAGCTGATGAAGAAGAAAACGCCGCCATCATCAACGTGTTCCACACCGCAGTCGATCAAGAAGCTGCCGGCCAGTAATGAACAGAGTCCAGACTTGTTTGCCTCGCAGGACGATTCGACAAGCTCGCCGGTCGTTCTCCTGCTCTCCGACGATGAAGAGGCCAATGCCATGATGATGGCCGCCAGCCTGGAGGCCACGCCCAGCGAGAGCAGTCAGCCAGGAGCAgctgcatcagcagcaggaggagacTCACCACCGAAGGTAGCTGCTCCTAACCTGCGACAGCTGTCTCTTCTGGATATGCTAGACGGCCACTACGATCAGGGCCAGGCCCCGAAGCGTCCGCGTCCTCCCCACAGCGGCCCCACGGGCCAAGGGCCGGCCAAGAGTCGCAAGGAAAATGATGACGATGGGGAGGCCCCACCACGTTAA
- the LOC108151746 gene encoding uncharacterized protein LOC108151746: MSDISNHILSLVSNSAHLNFIHDFREAFGDDGMYAFELINKAADAWQGLTPKEKLQFEKEQYLAARRAEMERVKRGESAGLVWAEQKKAFRKLAKRGQAKYKAEFKVEGMQWGRFKENEPQLKRDDASSLKYRSCFFSVLGIILDKCRSKRQSAQFD, from the exons ATGTCGGACATCAGCAACCATATTTTGAGTTTGGTTAGCAATAGCGCCCACTTAAACTTTATTCACGACTTTCGTGAAGCCTTTGGCGATGATGGCATGTATGCATTTGAATTGATAAACAAAGCCGCCGACGCCTGGCAGGGGCTGACTCCCAAGGAGAAGCTGCAGTTCGAGAAG GAGCAGTACCTGGCGGCTCGCAGAGCTGAAATGGAGCGTGTGAAGCGCGGGGAGTCTGCGGGTCTGGTGTGGGCCGAGCAGAAGAAAGCCTTCCGCAAGCTGGCAAAGCGCGGACAGGCCAAGTACAAGGCCGAGTTTAAGGTGGAGGGCATGCAATGGGGACGCTTCAAGGAAAACGAGCCCCAGCTCAAGCGGGACGATGCCTCATCGCTCAAATATAGATCCTGTTTTTTCAGCGTGTTGGGCATTATCCTGGACAAGTGTCGTTCCAAGCGTCAGAGCGCACAGTTCGACTAA
- the LOC108164573 gene encoding probable insulin-like peptide 7, with product MGQPSTTGVGPRSWTLCGAVLLFILQLFQTSDALHHTEEGLELLFRERSQSDWENVWHQETHSRCRDKLIRQLYWACEKDIYRLTRRNRKRTGNDEAWIKQSSSSSKPGTPPSTWLHVNYANMFLRTRRSNAPSITNECCTKAGCTWEEYAEYCPSNKRRNHY from the exons ATGGGCCAACCATCGACTACTGGTGTCGGTCCCAGGAGCTGGACCCTCTGCGGAGCCGTTCTGCTGTTCATTCTGCAGCTATTCCAGACCTCCGATGCACTGCATCACACCGAGGAGGGACTCGAGTTGCTCTTTCGTGAACG CTCACAGTCGGACTGGGAGAATGTGTGGCATCAGGAGACCCATTCCCGGTGCCGGGACAAGCTCATCCGCCAGTTATACTGGGCCTGCGAGAAGGACATTTACCGCCTGACGCGACGCAACCGCAAGCGGACGGGCAACGACGAGGCCTGGATCAAGCagagctcctcctcctcgaaAC CTGGTACGCCCCCGTCGACTTGGCTGCACGTGAACTACGCCAACATGTTCTTGAGGACTCGTCGCTCCAACGCTCCGTCGATCACCAACGAGTGCTGCACCAAGGCTGGCTGTACCTGGGAGGAATATGCCGAGTACTGTCCTTCCAATAAGCGACGCAATCATTATTGA